In one Armatimonadota bacterium genomic region, the following are encoded:
- the speD gene encoding adenosylmethionine decarboxylase, with product MKGEEPSLGSHILIELFGCDPKSLELENTVGKAMRDAAVASEATVVTDSFHEFKPYGVSGAVIIQESHYTIHTWPEHGYAAVDLFYCGGTIYVDRAIEELRTQFQPQRMKFLVVRRGLQGDVQPAG from the coding sequence CTGAAAGGCGAAGAACCATCCTTGGGAAGCCACATCCTCATCGAACTGTTCGGGTGCGACCCGAAATCGTTGGAGTTGGAAAACACGGTGGGAAAAGCCATGCGCGACGCGGCCGTGGCTAGCGAAGCAACCGTCGTCACCGATTCGTTCCACGAGTTCAAGCCCTATGGGGTCAGCGGCGCGGTCATCATCCAAGAATCGCACTACACGATTCACACGTGGCCCGAGCACGGTTATGCGGCAGTGGACTTGTTCTATTGCGGTGGCACGATCTACGTGGACCGGGCGATTGAAGAGCTCCGCACCCAGTTCCAACCGCAACGGATGAAATTTTTGGTCGTGCGGCGGGGATTGCAAGGCGACGTGCAACCGGCTGGCTAA
- a CDS encoding ABC transporter ATP-binding protein has protein sequence MGAVQIVRPGGGCGTEVGVIRLEGVSLVYQDHGREVFACRDVDLAVAPGEFVGILGPSGSGKSSLLYLMGGLKVPTAGRVLWDGRPFEQMGDAERAQIRLSEFGFVFQYPYLIGYLTAMENVLVALPGEDRREEAAKILADLGLEGLADRYPHQLSGGQKQRVCIARALLGRPKVVFADEPTAALDHKNGRGVMDSLQLHRGSGALVVVTHDPAMLEGADRIVRMEDGVVAG, from the coding sequence ATGGGCGCGGTTCAAATCGTTCGACCCGGTGGGGGTTGTGGAACGGAGGTTGGTGTGATCCGGCTTGAAGGCGTTTCGTTGGTGTATCAAGACCACGGGCGTGAGGTGTTTGCCTGCCGGGATGTGGATTTGGCAGTCGCGCCGGGTGAGTTTGTCGGGATTTTGGGCCCGAGCGGGAGCGGCAAGAGCAGTTTGCTTTACTTGATGGGCGGGCTCAAAGTGCCGACAGCGGGCCGGGTGTTGTGGGATGGCCGCCCGTTTGAACAGATGGGCGACGCGGAGCGGGCGCAAATCCGGCTGTCGGAATTCGGATTCGTCTTCCAATACCCCTACCTCATCGGTTATCTGACGGCCATGGAGAACGTTTTGGTGGCCCTGCCCGGCGAAGATCGGCGGGAGGAAGCGGCCAAGATTCTGGCGGATTTGGGATTGGAGGGCTTGGCCGACCGATACCCCCACCAATTGAGCGGCGGCCAAAAGCAGCGGGTTTGCATCGCCCGGGCCCTTTTGGGTCGCCCAAAGGTGGTTTTTGCCGATGAACCGACGGCGGCACTCGACCACAAAAACGGGCGGGGGGTGATGGATTCCCTCCAACTCCACCGGGGATCTGGCGCGTTGGTCGTGGTCACCCACGATCCGGCGATGCTGGAAGGTGCCGACCGCATCGTCCGAATGGAGGACGGAGTCGTCGCCGGCTGA
- a CDS encoding ABC transporter permease has protein sequence MISNPLAPVVYLRRNLSKTAPLMGVIVLAVMLIAGIVSLINSIPLSIKVIYRYSRQYVAVTPRGNPWLTPLLRKVVEEQTPVPLERVATIRGTGIQVKSIVGKWPFVVLGLQSQDMDYYLGRMSGRLIQGHLPAPGEPEAVISTPLARNLGLKIGDALQKPDDTDNFSIKVVRVVGIAESENWFAFTSYEYQQANHFPDIDAFMAFAKTPQDQAKLDKWVEDQLKGQNAQVFTYDQLEKQADTMFTILYQILNVVIGTLVVVITLMMGMLVNIFLTQRIQEFGLLQALGYTKRSLLRRVLVETTIFVVGGWILGLAVAFGLLYLVKVVLMDPHSFSLNTLDLRAYAYSIPVPVAIFAVSLYTVWARFKSFDPVGVVERRLV, from the coding sequence GTGATCTCGAACCCCCTGGCACCGGTCGTCTACCTCCGCCGGAACCTTTCCAAAACCGCACCTCTGATGGGTGTGATTGTGTTGGCCGTGATGCTGATTGCCGGCATCGTGAGCCTAATCAATTCAATCCCGCTCTCGATTAAGGTGATCTACCGCTACAGCCGGCAATATGTCGCGGTGACCCCGCGTGGGAACCCTTGGCTCACCCCCCTGCTCCGCAAGGTGGTGGAAGAACAGACGCCGGTGCCATTAGAACGAGTGGCGACCATCCGGGGAACGGGGATTCAGGTCAAGAGCATTGTCGGCAAATGGCCATTTGTGGTGCTGGGCCTGCAATCCCAAGATATGGACTATTACTTGGGGCGTATGTCAGGCCGGCTGATCCAAGGCCATTTACCCGCCCCGGGCGAGCCGGAAGCCGTCATCAGCACCCCGTTGGCGCGGAACTTGGGGCTGAAAATTGGCGACGCCCTGCAAAAGCCCGACGACACCGACAATTTTTCGATCAAGGTCGTGCGCGTGGTGGGGATCGCCGAAAGCGAGAACTGGTTTGCCTTCACCAGCTACGAATACCAGCAGGCAAACCATTTCCCTGATATCGACGCATTCATGGCTTTTGCCAAAACCCCCCAAGACCAAGCAAAGCTCGACAAATGGGTGGAAGATCAACTCAAAGGTCAAAACGCCCAGGTTTTCACCTACGACCAATTGGAAAAACAGGCCGACACGATGTTCACGATCCTCTATCAGATATTGAATGTGGTCATCGGCACTTTGGTAGTGGTCATCACTCTAATGATGGGGATGCTGGTGAACATCTTTTTGACCCAGAGGATTCAAGAATTCGGGTTGTTGCAAGCCCTGGGTTACACAAAGCGGTCATTGCTCCGCCGAGTGCTTGTGGAGACAACGATATTCGTTGTCGGGGGCTGGATTCTTGGCCTAGCGGTCGCTTTCGGGCTGCTCTATTTGGTCAAGGTCGTCCTGATGGATCCGCATTCGTTTTCGCTGAACACATTGGATTTGCGGGCCTACGCTTATTCGATCCCGGTTCCGGTTGCGATCTTCGCCGTCTCGCTGTACACGGTATGGGCGCGGTTCAAATCGTTCGACCCGGTGGGGGTTGTGGAACGGAGGTTGGTGTGA
- a CDS encoding dihydrofolate reductase family protein, protein MVSTIDGKIVTGTREEPVQDLGSERDHLTMRQIQQAADGVLIGAGTLRSTPKMRYPLGKFRFVASRTGAVDPFVPFFTEDPERAFVVAPVSARDRIPEDVQAVCIGEGELDYRGLFKWMRDEMGIRYLLSEGGSHLNGDLFRADLVDEIFLTVAPKVKCGDGIPTVAGGEPLPRGSLRQFRLVGAIPCEDEVFLRYRRIGRDGEPK, encoded by the coding sequence ATGGTCTCGACCATCGACGGCAAAATCGTCACGGGCACCCGGGAGGAGCCGGTCCAGGATCTGGGGTCTGAAAGAGACCACCTCACAATGAGGCAGATCCAGCAGGCGGCGGACGGGGTTTTGATCGGGGCCGGGACATTGCGATCCACGCCAAAAATGCGATACCCGCTCGGGAAATTTCGTTTTGTCGCCAGCCGCACCGGCGCGGTCGACCCATTTGTGCCGTTTTTCACCGAAGACCCGGAGCGCGCATTTGTCGTTGCCCCCGTTTCTGCCCGCGACCGAATCCCGGAAGACGTCCAGGCGGTCTGCATTGGAGAAGGGGAACTGGATTACCGGGGGCTGTTCAAGTGGATGCGGGACGAAATGGGGATCCGATACCTGTTATCGGAGGGTGGGAGCCATTTGAACGGCGATTTGTTCCGCGCCGACTTGGTCGATGAGATTTTTTTGACGGTTGCCCCAAAAGTCAAGTGCGGCGATGGGATCCCGACGGTCGCTGGGGGAGAGCCATTGCCCCGGGGCTCGCTCCGCCAGTTCCGGTTGGTGGGGGCGATCCCTTGTGAAGATGAAGTCTTTTTGCGCTACCGCCGGATTGGCCGAGATGGGGAACCCAAGTGA